A DNA window from Ficedula albicollis isolate OC2 chromosome 1, FicAlb1.5, whole genome shotgun sequence contains the following coding sequences:
- the ATP5O gene encoding ATP synthase subunit O, mitochondrial, translating to MPAHPSNTPHPPRLLLPAAPPSRGVVRGTGGRGGLQAGDDKGTAGVLKGSRGSPSCSRGVSSLVRPPIQVYGLEGRYATALYSAATKQNKLEQVEKELTRVRSLLKDPKLSSVVMNPHTKSSVKQKAVNDALAREKMSPITVNLMNLLAENGRLRYTPGIVSAFGKIMSAFRGEVVCTVTTAQPLDDASLSELKSVLNGFLAKGEVLKLETKVCILDLQINVTMCMLRVSVCLIFTKTKYFVESMPLAPLGAVAAQPQRQRESSRRGRQGRAVAALCSKRKAPAEPG from the exons ATGCCAGCCCACCCCTCCAACACCCCGCATCCCCCTCGCCTCCTGCTCCCGGCCGCTCCCCCGAGCcg GGGCGTTGTCAGAGGGACGGGAGGGAGGGGGGGTCTCCAAGCTGGTGACGATAAGGGGACAGCGGGTGTCCTGAAGGGGTCGAGAGGGTCTCCAAGCTGTTCAAGGGGGGTGTCCAGCCTGGTCAGG CCGCCCATCCAGGTGTACGGGCTGGAAGGTCGCTATGCCACCGCCCTCTACTCGGCAGCCACCAAGCAGAATaagctggagcaggtggagaaggagctgaCCCGAGTACGG AGCCTCCTGAAGGACCCCAAGCTGTCCAGTGTGGTGATGAACCCTCACACCAAGAGCTCAGTGAAACAAAAAGCCGTGAACGACGCCCTGGCAAGAGAAAAGATGTCCCCAATCACTGTCAACCTGATGA ATCTGCTGGCTGAGAACGGCCGCCTGCGTTACACCCCGGGCATCGTCTCTGCCTTCGGGAAGATCATGAGCGCCTTCCGAGGGGAGGTGGTGTGCACTGTCACCACGGCTCAG ccattgGATGATGCCAGCCTCAGTGAACTGAAAAGTGTTCTGAATGGGTTCTTGGCTAAAGGAGAGGTGTTGAAGCTGGAGACTAAGGTCTGTATTCTTGACTTACAAATAAACGTCACTATGTGCATGTTAAGGGTTTCTGTGTGTCTgatttttacaaaaacaaaatattttgttgaatCCA TGCCGCTGGCTCCCCTGGGAGCAGTGGCCGCTCAGCCCCAGCGGCAGCGGGAGAGTTCCCGGCGGGGccggcagggcagggctgtcgctgctctctgcagcaaacGAAAGGCGCCCGCTGAGCCCGGCTGa